CGTGCCAGAAAAAACCATAGAGCTTATGAGCTGCTTGGCCAAAACTAAATCGCTCTAAATCTTTATTTGTTGATTTTGTTATTGTGTCCAAAGACTTAAGAACCTTTTTATCGGCTGAGGTTAAATTTTTACTTTTTAGCGTAAACCGACGCACCGAATCAACATTGATCAGGGGTAGTTTGTTCATCATAATAAACCGCGAGGCATTCCAAATCTTATTACAAAATTTTCTACCCATTACAATATTATCTTCAACAAATCTAATATCTTGACCGCCCATAACTTGATAACTAATACCAAAACGGGTGGCATCTGCTCCGTATTTTTCAATAAGTTCTATAGGATTTATTCCGGTACCAAGCGATTTCGACATTCTTTTTCCTTCTTTGGTTAAAACCGTGGCGTGGATATAAACGTTTTTAAAAGGGATTTTTTTGATAAATTCCATTCCAGAAAAAATCATTCTTGCTACCCAGAGATTTATAATTCCCCGGTCAGTACTTAGAACGTCAGTAGGGTAGTATATGTCTAAGTCAGATTTTCTCTTTTTGGCTTGTAAACCTGAGCCTTGGCGAAGACGGGGCCAGCCCAGAGTAGTAAAAGGCCAGAGGGCAGAAGAAAACCAGGTATCAAGGACATCATCAATCTGCCTTGGTTTACATTTTTTACAAATTGGACAACGCCCCGGCCTTTTTAGAGAAATGAAATATTTTTCTTTGTCTAATTTTTGGTTTTTTATTTTTGGTTTTTTATTTTTGCCTATTTGGCACTGCCAAATAGGCAAATGGTGGCCCCACCACAACTGTCTGGAAATGCACCAATCTTTTATATTTTTTAACCAGCTGAAATATCCTTTTTCAAAACTTTTGGGATGAAACTTGATTTTTCCTTCCCTGACTGGTTTCTCTGCTATTTTGGCTAATTTCTCCATTTTTAAAAACCATTGCTCAGAAGGAATCAACTCGACCATAGTATCGCATCGATAACAGACCGGAATCTGGCGAGAATAATCCTCAACTTTTTCTAACAGATCTTCTTCTTCTAAATCTTTAATAATCTTTTGGCGAGCTTCCAAAACAGATAATCCCTGGTAAGGTAGAGGAGCTTCTTTTGTAATTTTTCCTTTTTCATCAATAACTTGAACGACAGGAAGGTAGTGCCTCAAAGAAATGTCATAATCTTTTAGGTCGTGGGCCGGGGTTATTTTTACAGCTCCTGTCCCGAATTCTAAATCAACCATGGGATCTGTAATAATTGGAATTTCTCTATTAACCAAAGGCAGAATAGCTTTTCGGTCAACTAAATCCTTATACTTTTTGTCTTTTGGATTAACAGCTATAGCCGTATCTCCGAGCATTGTTTCTGGCCTGGTTGTTGCGACGATTATGTAGTTTGTAGTTTGTTTCGAGTTTCGAACCAAAGGATACTTAATATACCACAGATGACCTTTCTTTTCCTTATATTCTAATTCCAGATCAGATAAGCTGGTTTGGCACCTCAGGCACCAATTTATAACTCTTTTTCCGCGATATATCCAGCCCTTTTCGTAATAATGTAAGAAAGCTTTTTCTACGGCCTTAACATAATCTTTATCCAAAGTAAATTTGGTTCTTGACCAGTCGCAAGAAGCCCCTATTTTTTTTAGCTGTTCCAAAATAATATTTCCGTATTTTTTTTCCCACTGCCAGATTCTTTCTATAAATTTTTCCCGGCCTAAATCAAACCGGTTTTTGCCTTCTTTTTTTAATTCTTTTTCCACTACATTTTGGGTGGCGATACCCGCATGATCAGTCCCTGGCAGCCAGAGAGCTTTGAATCCCTGAAGACGTTTCCAGCGAATTAAAATATCCTGGATAGTAGCATTAAGGGCATGGCCCATATGGAGTTCTCCTGTAATATTGGGTGGGGGCAGAACAATCGTGTAAGCTTTCTTTCTTTGGCCCGGCAATTTATCAGGATTGAAAAATCCAGATTTTCTCCAAAATCGATATACTTTTTTTTCTACTTCTTTTGGGTTATAGGCTTTTGACAGAAGTTTCATATTCATTATTCTAACTTTTTCTTGATTTTTTGTAAATTTTCTTCTAAAATAATGATACTTGGCCCCATCGTCTATCGGTCAGGACATGTCCCTTTCAAGGACAAAAGAGGGGTTCGATTCCCCTTGGGGCCGCAAAATTTAATTTTATTCTGAATCTAAAGGTTCAAATCCTAAGTCCCAAGCACCAGTCAGCGCAGTATCGAGGCCGACCGAGAGGTCTATAAATATAACTTAATCAGAAAATCGCCAAGAAAGCGATTTTTTGGTTTAGGGCTTTTGTTTTCTTACAAATGAAGTTAAAATAGAAGCAAAAATGGAAGAAAAATATTATCTTAATATTGCTAAAGCCTCAGACTTAAAAGACACTAAAGAAAGAATTCTTTACCGCCTTTTGGAAATTTTTCCTGGCGCTTTTTCTTGGGGAACATTATTTTTGATTATTTTACTTTCCTGGTTGAAACCTGTCTGGATCACCATTTTTATTATCATTTATGTTTTATTTTGGCTTTTTAGAACAATTTATCTTTCTTTTTATCTAAGGTCTGGATATAAGATAATGCGAGAAAACGAGAATATTGATTGGATAGAGAGGTTAAACCAGCTAACCCTCTCAAATTTCAAAGAAACTTGGGCGGACAAGCAATCAACAATTAGCGGCTGGCGAGATATCTATCACCTTGTTGTTTTGCCAATGTATAAAGAACCATTGGAAATTATCAGAAACAGCTTTTTGTCTTTAGTGAATTCAGATTACCCAAAAGATAAAATGATTATTGTTTTAGCCTGCGAGGAAAGAGCGAAAGAATATTCTCAGCCAATAGCCAGAGCAATTAAAAATGAATTCGGTGATAAATTTTTCAATTTTTTAATAACTTGGCATCCTCAAAATTTGCCAGGCGAGATGGCCGGAAAAGGAGCAAACGAAACCTGGGCAGTCAGAAAGGCGAAAGAAAAGATAATTGATCTTCATCCACCCAAATTTTCAAAGAAAACTTGGGCGGGCACGAAAATTCCATATGGAAATATAATTTATTCTTCTTTTGATGCAGACACAGTAATTTTCCCGAAATATTTTAGCTGTTTAACTTACTATTATTTGACCTCTGAAGATCCAACCAAGACTAGTTTTCAACCAATCCCTCTTTTTATTAACAACATTTGGCAAGCTCCTTCTTTTTCCAGGATTTTTTCTTTTTCTTCAACATTTTGGCACACTATGAATCAAGGAAGGCCGGAAAAATTAATCACTTTTTCTTCTCACTCAATGAGCTTTAAAACCCTGGTTGATGTCGGGTTTCGGCAGACCGATGTTGTTTCTGATGATTCCAGAATTTTTTGGCAGTGTTTTTTAAAAAACGACGGAGACTATAGAGTTCAACCAATTTTTTACCCGATTTCAATGGATGCCAATGTTGCCAGAACTTTTTTTAGGACTGTAATCAACGTTTATAAGCAACAAAGAAGATGGGCCTACGGTGTGGCCGATATTCCCTATTTCCTTTTCGGTTTTATAAAAAATAAAAAAATCCCTATTTCTAAGAAAATATCTTTGGGATTTGAATTAATCGAAGGCCACTGGTCTTGGGCGACAGCCTCTTTTTTAATTTTTATTCTTGGCTGGCTGCCTTTGATTCTAGGGGGAGCTGAATTCAGCCAGACTCTTATTTCTTATAATTTGCCAAGGATCACCAGCCGGATTTTAACCGTAGCTATGGCAGGTCTTATTTCTTCTGCTTATCTTAGCCTTCTTTTGCTTCCGCCAAAACCCCCTCAATACGGTAGATTTAAATATCTATTTTTATTTCTTCAGTGGTTTTTACTTCCTTTCACGATGATATTTTTCACCACCCTTCCGGCCCTAGAGGCTCAAACTCGTTTAATGTTGGGAAAATATATGGGTTTTTGGCCCACCGAGAAAGTACGGAAGTAATTTATTCTAAATGCACTTTTTCTCGGAGCTCTTCTACTCTTTTTTGAAGTAGGGGATATTTTTTTAATGCGGGATCTTGTTCTAATATTTCTTTGGCGGCTTGTCTTGTTTTTTCAACTAACGATATATCTTTTAAAGAAGACATTACTAAGTCTGGAATTCCCCATTGCCTGGTACCAGAGAAATCTCCCGGTCCCCGAATCTCTAAATCCTTTTCAGCTAATTTAAATCCATCTTCAGAATCCAATAGAGCCTTTAATCTCTGCTGAGTTTTTTTAGCTGGAGAATCAGTGAATAAAAAACAGAAAGACTGAAGCTTTGATCTTCCTACTCTTCCTCTAAATTGATGAAGCTGAGCCAATCCGAATCTTTCTGTCCCTTCAATCATCATTATGGTGGCATTGGGAACGTCAATTCCCACCTCGATTACCGAGGTTGATATCAAGATATCTGTCTTTTTGTCTTTAAAGTCTTTCATTATTTTTTCTTTTTCTTTTGGAGTCATTTTGCCATAAAGCTGTTCTACCTTCAGATTGGGGAAAATAGTTTTTGAAAGCTTTTCGTATTCTTCTTTTACTGCTTTGACCTCAGCCCAGCTTAACCTCCCGCCACTTTTTATGTAATTTGTTTGATCTAATTTATTTTCTTGGGAAGCAGCGGGGGGCTCAATTCTTGGGCAGACAACGAAGGCCTGTCTTCCTTTTTTAACTTCTTTTTCAATAAAATTATAAATTTTCTTTCTTTCTTTGGGTTTAATTACTTTAGTGATTATTTTTTTTCTTCCTTTTGGTAATTCTGTAATTAAAGATAAATCTAAATCTCCATAAATAGTTAGGGCTAAGGTGCGGGGGATGGGGGTGGCAGTCATTGATAATAAATGAGGAATAATTTTTTCTTGTTTTTTTTGATTTTTACAGAGCTTAGCTCTTTGTTCTACTCCAAAACGATGCTGTTCATCTAAGACGACTAAAGCCAGATTTTTAAATTTCACTTTATCTTGGATTAAAGTATGAGTGCCGATTAGAAGATCTATTTCTCCTTTGGCCGTTTTTTCTAAAATTTTTTGACGCGAAATTTCTATGGTATCATTTTTTAACTTTTTTGAAATAAATTTATCTTCTTTACCGGTCAAAAGACCAATATTCAAATTAAAGTTCCTTAAAAAACGGGATACTTCCTGAAAATGCTGTTTGGTCAAAATTTCAGTCGGCGCCATAAAACCTACTTGATAACCAGCTTTCATTACGTTAAGAGCT
This genomic interval from Candidatus Nealsonbacteria bacterium contains the following:
- a CDS encoding valine--tRNA ligase translates to MNMKLLSKAYNPKEVEKKVYRFWRKSGFFNPDKLPGQRKKAYTIVLPPPNITGELHMGHALNATIQDILIRWKRLQGFKALWLPGTDHAGIATQNVVEKELKKEGKNRFDLGREKFIERIWQWEKKYGNIILEQLKKIGASCDWSRTKFTLDKDYVKAVEKAFLHYYEKGWIYRGKRVINWCLRCQTSLSDLELEYKEKKGHLWYIKYPLVRNSKQTTNYIIVATTRPETMLGDTAIAVNPKDKKYKDLVDRKAILPLVNREIPIITDPMVDLEFGTGAVKITPAHDLKDYDISLRHYLPVVQVIDEKGKITKEAPLPYQGLSVLEARQKIIKDLEEEDLLEKVEDYSRQIPVCYRCDTMVELIPSEQWFLKMEKLAKIAEKPVREGKIKFHPKSFEKGYFSWLKNIKDWCISRQLWWGHHLPIWQCQIGKNKKPKIKNQKLDKEKYFISLKRPGRCPICKKCKPRQIDDVLDTWFSSALWPFTTLGWPRLRQGSGLQAKKRKSDLDIYYPTDVLSTDRGIINLWVARMIFSGMEFIKKIPFKNVYIHATVLTKEGKRMSKSLGTGINPIELIEKYGADATRFGISYQVMGGQDIRFVEDNIVMGRKFCNKIWNASRFIMMNKLPLINVDSVRRFTLKSKNLTSADKKVLKSLDTITKSTNKDLERFSFGQAAHKLYGFFWHDFCDIYIEKSKRQLQSAGLKLQTSEILIYVLLTSLKLLHPFVPFITEEIYQKLPLKNKKKCLMIEEWPN
- the recG gene encoding ATP-dependent DNA helicase RecG is translated as MILSTPIEKIPNVGLAYRKRLKKIGIKTIRDLLFHLPHRYEDFSNIIRISEIKLNEPCCIQGKILEINNSSTWKKRMTLTHAVVSDKTAAPEPKQGSVRGAAIKVVWFNQPYLVRVIKPGDWVCLAGRAVIGKEGLYLSNPTYEKIFRTTRPWRGSPLATPEAAGHKLQTTNLVHTGRIVPVYPETEGLSSRWLRFIIKPLLGSLKNTIPETLPERIRKKHNLLDLKIALWQVHFPDSIALAEKAKQRFSFEELFLIELLVIKERIKLTQKKAYQISLNLPLIKKFVASLSFKLTNTQRKSAWQILKDLEKPRPMNRLLEGDVGSGKTVVATMAALNVMKAGYQVGFMAPTEILTKQHFQEVSRFLRNFNLNIGLLTGKEDKFISKKLKNDTIEISRQKILEKTAKGEIDLLIGTHTLIQDKVKFKNLALVVLDEQHRFGVEQRAKLCKNQKKQEKIIPHLLSMTATPIPRTLALTIYGDLDLSLITELPKGRKKIITKVIKPKERKKIYNFIEKEVKKGRQAFVVCPRIEPPAASQENKLDQTNYIKSGGRLSWAEVKAVKEEYEKLSKTIFPNLKVEQLYGKMTPKEKEKIMKDFKDKKTDILISTSVIEVGIDVPNATIMMIEGTERFGLAQLHQFRGRVGRSKLQSFCFLFTDSPAKKTQQRLKALLDSEDGFKLAEKDLEIRGPGDFSGTRQWGIPDLVMSSLKDISLVEKTRQAAKEILEQDPALKKYPLLQKRVEELREKVHLE